The proteins below come from a single Pseudarthrobacter sp. SSS035 genomic window:
- a CDS encoding carbohydrate ABC transporter permease — MSDITVSERDRLQLAGALDRPAPAENDTTPRRKAGLAGKHALLIVLALISLFPVILIVSTALKTEADVRVDPFALFSSFSMENITTAWTEGHFGEYLGNSLLLTVPSTLLVVALSTMAGYTFARLPFRGRSVAFYLVVLGLLVPFFTYMIPLYFQLRGLALLDTLGGAILILTSTGVSFGTFFMRAFFSDLPTELEQAARVDGCSEWQIFTRVMLPLVGSGASALGVFTFLQNWNNFLIPLLYLPGGEFRPLTTGLYQFTGGRSIDVGPLAAGTLITILPVIVLFLVMQRQVAAGFISGAVKG; from the coding sequence ATGAGCGACATCACAGTATCGGAGCGCGACAGGCTTCAACTGGCCGGGGCGCTGGACCGGCCGGCTCCGGCGGAGAACGACACAACCCCGCGCCGGAAGGCCGGACTGGCGGGGAAGCATGCCCTGCTGATCGTGCTGGCGCTGATTTCTTTGTTCCCCGTCATCCTGATCGTCTCCACGGCGCTGAAGACCGAAGCGGACGTGCGCGTGGACCCGTTCGCGCTGTTCTCCTCCTTCTCCATGGAGAACATCACGACGGCCTGGACGGAAGGACACTTCGGCGAGTATTTGGGCAACAGCCTGCTGCTTACCGTTCCCAGTACCCTTCTGGTCGTGGCACTGTCCACGATGGCCGGATACACCTTCGCCCGGCTGCCCTTCCGGGGACGGTCCGTGGCGTTCTACCTGGTGGTGCTGGGCCTGCTGGTCCCCTTTTTCACCTACATGATCCCGCTGTACTTCCAGCTGCGCGGCCTTGCACTGCTGGACACGCTCGGCGGCGCGATCCTGATCCTGACCTCCACAGGCGTCTCATTCGGAACGTTCTTCATGCGGGCGTTCTTCTCCGACCTCCCCACAGAACTGGAACAGGCAGCTAGGGTCGACGGATGCTCTGAATGGCAGATTTTCACCAGGGTCATGCTTCCCCTGGTCGGTTCGGGCGCATCGGCCCTGGGCGTCTTCACGTTCCTGCAGAACTGGAACAACTTCCTGATCCCGCTGCTCTACCTGCCGGGCGGTGAATTCCGGCCCCTGACAACGGGGCTGTACCAGTTCACCGGCGGCCGGTCCATCGACGTAGGCCCGCTGGCCGCCGGCACCCTGATCACAATCCTGCCCGTCATCGTCCTCTTCCTGGTCATGCAACGCCAGGTCGCCGCCGGCTTCATCTCCGGCGCCGTCAAAGGCTGA
- a CDS encoding carbohydrate ABC transporter permease, which produces MTSTILSTTPAVTRRAQTRLGIALITPLMILVLVFFVLPLGSAIYYSFVDFDGINPNPSFVGLDNYSRMFTDPEVWHALSNNAIWIVIGTVGPLAIGLILALLLWSVRRGNMFYRLAFFLPYVLPGIAIGIVWGWIYDPLNGWLNKALQGMGFGHLATGWLGDPNTALYAVLATAIWASTGFVLIIFLSALRNVDTELVDASRLDGANAAQRLWYIILPQIMPVFLMVTTITLVGGFSVFDIIFIMTGGGPANATNVMGTYAYSSAFKVSDISYGTTLALLITALSVPCAVLLNRLQRRLSLQGTGA; this is translated from the coding sequence ATGACTTCGACTATCTTGTCGACGACGCCGGCGGTGACCAGGCGGGCGCAGACCCGCCTGGGCATCGCCCTCATCACCCCGCTGATGATTTTGGTTCTCGTGTTCTTTGTCCTGCCTCTCGGCAGCGCGATCTACTATTCGTTTGTTGACTTCGACGGCATTAATCCGAACCCTTCCTTCGTGGGGCTGGATAACTACTCCCGGATGTTCACTGATCCCGAGGTCTGGCACGCCCTGAGCAACAATGCGATCTGGATCGTCATCGGCACCGTGGGCCCGCTGGCCATCGGCCTGATCCTGGCACTGCTTCTTTGGTCGGTCAGGCGGGGGAATATGTTCTATCGCCTGGCGTTCTTCCTGCCCTACGTGCTGCCGGGCATCGCGATCGGCATTGTCTGGGGTTGGATCTACGACCCGCTCAACGGATGGCTGAACAAGGCACTTCAGGGCATGGGTTTCGGTCATCTGGCCACGGGTTGGCTCGGAGACCCAAACACGGCACTCTACGCCGTGCTGGCGACAGCGATCTGGGCGTCGACCGGTTTCGTGCTGATTATTTTCCTGTCGGCCCTGCGGAACGTTGACACCGAGCTCGTCGATGCCTCCCGTTTGGATGGCGCAAATGCCGCCCAGCGCCTGTGGTACATCATTCTCCCGCAGATCATGCCGGTCTTCCTCATGGTTACCACGATCACCCTGGTCGGCGGCTTCAGCGTCTTCGACATCATCTTCATCATGACCGGCGGGGGCCCCGCCAACGCCACGAACGTGATGGGCACCTACGCATACAGCAGCGCCTTCAAGGTCAGCGACATCAGCTACGGGACGACCCTGGCCCTGCTCATTACGGCGCTCTCGGTTCCCTGCGCGGTGCTGTTGAACCGGCTGCAACGACGACTCTCACTGCAAGGAACAGGCGCATGA
- a CDS encoding ABC transporter substrate-binding protein: MKKIQMLPIAACAAALTLALTACTGAAPTPSGDGKAKEIRYLIAQPETTEQLELIKTDMKNFEEVSGISVKLDVLPNDNLQTILQTQLQSGDGPDVFDYGTGPGFAGILADAGLLYDLTDAYKTRDWKIYDFAKSRATFSGKTFGVPANVEEVGVFYNKDIFSKLGLSEPRNLDDLKKSAAKIKDAGIIPFAVSDKEGWQGGHLLSMALSSRAGSKGMSDLLNGTTPWTSPDVVAALETWNDLNKSAYLPPSPAAVAYDAANTLFYSGKAAMNPTGGWLVSGIEKNANFDAGFMPFPSESDEGIFSGGLGSGTFVSAKTTKVDAALKFLDYLQSAERGRWQVENLHTIPAFPVDTNGIKASPLFAQVISGTTEITKGTGEFGYNIDVLTTESFNKVMWDGFQGLLTGQKSSEQVAQELQTAFEKSAAESK; the protein is encoded by the coding sequence ATGAAAAAGATCCAGATGTTGCCGATTGCGGCCTGCGCTGCGGCACTGACCCTCGCCCTCACCGCTTGTACCGGTGCAGCCCCAACGCCGAGCGGTGATGGCAAGGCCAAAGAAATCCGCTATCTGATTGCGCAGCCGGAGACGACTGAGCAATTGGAGCTGATCAAGACCGATATGAAAAACTTTGAGGAAGTGTCTGGCATCAGCGTCAAGCTGGATGTCCTTCCGAACGACAATCTTCAAACCATCCTTCAGACCCAGCTGCAATCGGGAGATGGTCCGGATGTTTTCGACTACGGGACTGGTCCGGGGTTCGCCGGCATCCTGGCGGATGCCGGCCTGCTCTATGATCTGACCGACGCGTACAAGACTCGGGACTGGAAGATCTACGATTTCGCTAAGAGCCGGGCTACGTTTAGCGGAAAAACGTTCGGTGTGCCCGCGAACGTTGAAGAAGTAGGTGTCTTCTACAACAAGGACATCTTCTCGAAACTCGGATTGTCGGAACCCCGCAATCTCGATGACTTGAAGAAATCGGCTGCAAAAATCAAGGATGCCGGGATTATTCCATTCGCTGTCAGCGATAAGGAGGGATGGCAGGGCGGGCATCTGTTGAGCATGGCGTTGTCCAGCCGGGCCGGGTCCAAGGGCATGAGCGATCTGCTTAATGGAACTACCCCATGGACGTCCCCGGATGTGGTTGCCGCGCTCGAGACCTGGAATGACCTCAATAAGAGTGCGTATCTGCCACCCTCACCGGCAGCGGTTGCTTACGACGCTGCCAACACCCTGTTCTATTCAGGGAAGGCTGCCATGAACCCGACCGGCGGTTGGCTGGTATCGGGCATCGAAAAGAACGCCAACTTTGACGCCGGCTTCATGCCTTTCCCGTCCGAGAGCGACGAAGGCATCTTCAGCGGCGGTCTCGGGTCCGGTACCTTCGTCTCCGCTAAGACAACCAAGGTCGACGCAGCGTTGAAGTTCCTTGACTACCTGCAGTCAGCAGAACGAGGCCGCTGGCAGGTGGAGAATCTGCACACCATTCCGGCGTTTCCCGTCGATACCAACGGAATCAAGGCTTCGCCGCTCTTTGCCCAGGTCATTTCAGGGACGACCGAAATTACCAAGGGAACGGGAGAATTTGGATACAACATCGATGTCCTGACCACTGAGTCCTTCAACAAGGTCATGTGGGATGGTTTCCAGGGGTTGTTGACCGGGCAGAAGTCGTCCGAGCAGGTGGCCCAGGAGCTCCAGACGGCGTTCGAGAAGTCTGCCGCAGAAAGCAAATGA
- a CDS encoding alpha-galactosidase, which yields MLPPIRYIAECQAWLLGNENFSYAFGLDPAGVHLKHLYWGSPIDVADVVALASDPRDWWSNAADTIDMRQPAAQWRGFESAPRAFTEEIVAQGGFRFDEPSLAMTDSDGTPGLLLTYSGHEILDDSGETRLTVTLRDTRAGIRVELHYAVHQRSAALARWMSLHNEGERPAHVDRAASAAWALPSYRDFSVRNFYGHVQGEFQLEDNPVVHGTRSIGSRTGTSGHRGTPWTAVHEMAGEDHGEVWSIALAHTGSWRIATQLSDEHGLHIVPGVADEEMRCRLDPGDTLETPRSLGVYSERGFAHLSQLWHQHVTGVIASERRRPLPVMYNSWFALKFDVDHDSLLEQARLAAEFGAEVFVIDDGWFQGRDNDHGGLGNWIPDERAFPEGMAALRRDLGELDMELGLWVEPEMCTPESEVFRNHPEWVHGTEGRFWQTHRHQHILDLGQEAVQAWVIDKVSHVIDDSGCTYIVWDMNRPVPLGQTVPGSSTRQSHAEGLMAVLRALNKRYPHVTWQSCSGGGGRSDLGIMSSMSLTWISDNTDAHDRASMISSASHVLPVGSLVHWVTDPAAKSPNSDLLQQTQALSTRFHTAMNGVLGVSADLRLWSPDELQEAAELVRQYKGIRHLIADGLLYRLPVSRDALACAYVAEDASAAAVIIVARPARFGEASVRVRLRGLDPDALYSVTEQGTRSGRILMQHGLILDGTRNSSWIITLTAQH from the coding sequence ATGTTGCCCCCGATTCGATATATTGCCGAATGTCAGGCTTGGCTTCTCGGCAACGAAAACTTCTCCTATGCCTTCGGACTGGATCCGGCAGGAGTACATCTGAAACACCTCTACTGGGGCTCGCCCATCGATGTAGCCGACGTTGTCGCCCTGGCCTCGGATCCGCGGGACTGGTGGTCTAACGCGGCCGACACTATTGACATGCGACAGCCGGCAGCGCAGTGGCGCGGATTCGAGTCTGCTCCGAGAGCCTTCACGGAGGAGATCGTCGCGCAGGGTGGATTCCGCTTTGATGAACCGTCACTCGCGATGACAGACAGCGACGGAACCCCTGGCCTCTTGTTGACGTATTCCGGCCATGAAATCCTCGACGACTCAGGCGAAACACGTCTCACTGTAACGCTGCGCGACACACGGGCCGGCATTCGGGTCGAGCTGCACTACGCAGTACACCAGCGCTCCGCCGCCCTGGCTCGTTGGATGAGCCTGCATAACGAAGGGGAGCGCCCCGCCCACGTCGATCGCGCGGCGTCGGCAGCCTGGGCACTGCCCTCGTACCGAGACTTCAGCGTCCGAAACTTCTACGGCCATGTCCAGGGTGAATTCCAGCTCGAAGACAACCCCGTCGTCCACGGAACCCGCAGCATCGGATCACGCACCGGCACCAGCGGCCACAGGGGCACCCCCTGGACCGCGGTCCACGAGATGGCCGGCGAGGATCACGGCGAAGTCTGGTCGATTGCACTCGCCCATACAGGTTCCTGGCGTATCGCCACCCAGCTCAGCGACGAACACGGCCTACACATCGTCCCTGGAGTTGCCGACGAGGAAATGCGATGCCGCCTTGACCCCGGGGACACTCTCGAAACCCCCCGAAGCCTCGGCGTCTATTCGGAGAGAGGATTCGCGCACCTGAGCCAGCTGTGGCACCAGCATGTAACCGGAGTCATTGCGTCCGAGCGTCGCCGCCCCCTGCCGGTCATGTACAACTCCTGGTTTGCTCTGAAGTTTGACGTGGACCATGACTCGTTGCTGGAACAGGCAAGACTTGCGGCCGAATTCGGAGCCGAAGTCTTCGTCATTGATGACGGCTGGTTCCAAGGACGCGATAACGACCACGGCGGACTCGGTAACTGGATCCCCGACGAACGCGCGTTCCCGGAGGGAATGGCGGCGCTGCGTCGCGATCTGGGGGAGCTGGACATGGAACTGGGGCTCTGGGTCGAGCCTGAGATGTGCACACCAGAGAGCGAAGTCTTCCGAAACCACCCGGAATGGGTCCATGGAACGGAAGGCCGGTTCTGGCAGACTCACCGCCATCAGCACATTCTCGACCTTGGGCAGGAGGCCGTGCAGGCATGGGTGATCGACAAGGTGTCCCACGTCATCGATGACTCCGGTTGCACGTACATTGTCTGGGACATGAACCGCCCCGTGCCCCTTGGGCAAACGGTACCTGGTTCGTCTACCCGGCAGAGCCACGCAGAGGGCTTGATGGCCGTGCTCCGCGCCCTCAACAAACGATACCCCCACGTCACATGGCAGTCCTGCTCTGGAGGGGGCGGGCGCTCTGATCTCGGCATCATGTCATCGATGAGCCTGACGTGGATCAGCGACAATACAGATGCACACGACCGGGCATCCATGATCAGCTCGGCCTCCCATGTGCTGCCCGTGGGTTCACTGGTCCACTGGGTGACAGACCCGGCGGCCAAGAGTCCAAATTCGGATCTGTTGCAACAAACCCAGGCCCTCTCCACACGATTCCACACCGCCATGAACGGCGTTCTTGGCGTGAGCGCGGATCTTCGGCTCTGGAGTCCCGACGAGCTGCAGGAAGCCGCGGAACTGGTTCGCCAGTACAAAGGGATAAGGCATCTCATCGCCGACGGACTCCTGTACCGGCTCCCGGTTTCACGCGATGCCCTGGCGTGCGCGTATGTGGCCGAGGACGCCTCAGCGGCAGCAGTGATCATTGTCGCCCGACCCGCTCGCTTCGGCGAGGCCAGCGTACGTGTCCGACTCCGCGGCCTGGACCCGGACGCGCTTTACTCGGTCACCGAACAAGGGACCCGTTCAGGCCGGATCCTTATGCAGCACGGGCTCATTCTGGACGGGACCAGGAACTCATCGTGGATTATCACCCTGACAGCTCAGCACTGA